In a genomic window of Nocardia fluminea:
- a CDS encoding Rieske 2Fe-2S domain-containing protein, producing the protein MAINPKVRELDVGAPPTRFARGWHCVGLASTFRDGKPHAVEIFGTKLVVWTDTDDQIRVLDAYCRHMGGDLSMGTVKGDDIACPFHDWRWGASGKCTAIPYARRVPPLARTRRWTTLERNGQLFIWHDHEGNEPPPEVTIPHIEGPYTDEQGNPTETHNSGWTDWTWDSLLIEGANCREIIDNVVDMAHFFYIHYAFPTFFKNVFEGHVATQFLETKGRPDVGMAAKHGGDTLLKSEASYFGPSYMINPLVNIYSGYEIKVQLINCHYPVSQDSFVLQWGLSVEKPKGIPDEAAKKLADTMAKFFGDGFLQDVEIWKHKSKVENPLLCEEDGPVYQLRRWYEQFYVDVAEVTEKMTQRFEFEVDTTKANQAWEAEVAENLRRKAESEEAGV; encoded by the coding sequence ATGGCGATCAACCCCAAGGTGAGGGAACTCGATGTCGGTGCACCGCCGACGAGGTTCGCGCGCGGCTGGCACTGTGTCGGCCTGGCGTCGACGTTCCGCGACGGTAAACCGCACGCGGTAGAGATCTTCGGTACCAAGCTCGTCGTGTGGACCGATACCGACGACCAGATCCGCGTGCTCGACGCCTACTGCAGGCATATGGGCGGCGATCTGAGCATGGGCACGGTGAAAGGCGACGACATCGCCTGCCCGTTCCACGACTGGCGCTGGGGCGCGAGCGGCAAGTGCACCGCGATTCCCTACGCGCGCCGCGTGCCGCCGCTGGCCCGCACCCGTCGGTGGACCACGCTCGAACGCAACGGTCAGCTGTTCATCTGGCACGACCACGAGGGCAACGAACCGCCCCCGGAGGTCACGATCCCGCATATCGAGGGGCCCTACACCGACGAACAGGGCAACCCGACCGAGACCCACAACAGCGGCTGGACCGACTGGACCTGGGACTCGTTGCTGATCGAGGGCGCCAACTGCCGCGAGATCATCGACAACGTCGTGGACATGGCGCACTTCTTCTACATCCACTACGCCTTCCCGACGTTCTTCAAGAACGTCTTCGAAGGGCATGTGGCCACGCAGTTCCTGGAGACCAAGGGCAGGCCCGACGTCGGCATGGCGGCCAAGCACGGTGGTGACACCCTGCTGAAGTCGGAGGCGTCCTACTTCGGGCCGTCCTACATGATCAACCCGCTGGTGAACATCTACAGCGGGTACGAGATCAAGGTCCAGCTGATCAACTGCCACTACCCGGTCAGCCAGGACTCCTTCGTGCTGCAGTGGGGCCTGAGCGTCGAGAAGCCCAAGGGCATTCCCGACGAGGCGGCCAAGAAGCTGGCCGACACGATGGCGAAGTTCTTCGGCGACGGCTTCCTGCAGGACGTGGAGATCTGGAAGCACAAGTCCAAGGTCGAGAACCCGCTGCTCTGCGAGGAGGACGGCCCGGTCTACCAGCTGCGCCGCTGGTACGAGCAGTTCTACGTCGACGTCGCCGAGGTGACCGAGAAGATGACCCAGCGCTTCGAGTTCGAGGTCGATACGACCAAGGCGAATCAGGCGTGGGAGGCCGAGGTGGCGGAGAACCTGCGCCGCAAGGCCGAATCCGAGGAAGCAGGCGTCTGA
- a CDS encoding DUF427 domain-containing protein — translation MTEDRRGRVKVETGQKRVRVYLRGKLVADTLRPLLVWEIPYYPTYYVPLTDLRADLDPNGVTEHSPSRGEATGYDVTLEGLRVEGAALRYLDSPLPELKDAVRLDIAAFDWFEEDEQVFVHPRDPYSRVDILGSSRHVRVEIDGVTVADSHSPRILFETGLPARYYLPLTDVRMDLLTSSETHTSCPYKGTADYWNVRIGDTEHADIVWIYRTPLPESQKVAGLACFYNEKVDIYLDGVRQDRPHTPFG, via the coding sequence ATGACCGAGGACCGACGGGGACGCGTCAAGGTTGAGACCGGACAGAAGCGGGTGCGGGTCTATCTGCGCGGGAAGCTGGTGGCCGACACGCTTCGGCCGCTGCTGGTCTGGGAGATTCCGTACTATCCGACCTACTACGTGCCGCTCACCGACCTGCGCGCCGACCTCGATCCGAACGGGGTCACCGAGCACTCCCCCAGCCGGGGCGAGGCGACGGGTTACGACGTCACGCTCGAGGGACTGCGCGTCGAGGGCGCGGCGCTGCGCTATCTCGACTCACCATTGCCGGAGCTGAAAGACGCTGTGCGGCTCGATATCGCCGCGTTCGACTGGTTCGAGGAAGACGAGCAGGTCTTCGTCCATCCCCGTGACCCGTATTCGCGCGTGGACATTCTCGGCAGCTCCCGGCATGTGCGGGTGGAGATCGACGGCGTCACCGTCGCGGACTCGCATTCGCCCCGGATCCTGTTCGAAACCGGCTTGCCCGCGCGGTATTATCTGCCGCTCACCGATGTCCGGATGGATCTGCTGACCTCGTCGGAGACCCACACCAGCTGCCCGTACAAGGGCACCGCCGACTACTGGAATGTGCGCATCGGCGACACCGAGCACGCCGATATCGTCTGGATCTATCGCACGCCACTGCCCGAGAGCCAGAAGGTGGCGGGCCTGGCGTGCTTCTACAACGAGAAGGTCGACATCTACCTCGACGGGGTACGCCAGGATCGCCCGCACACCCCGTTCGGCTGA